Below is a genomic region from Oenanthe melanoleuca isolate GR-GAL-2019-014 chromosome 18, OMel1.0, whole genome shotgun sequence.
CACCGTCCCCAtgtggccctggggacagagctcttcctcctgcctccaACTCCACTCCCAAGCCCATAATGCCCTAAACAAAGGAAGGGAAACACAGGAAATCATCCCAGAATAGAAGGGGTTTCTTTTTCTGGAGCCAGGCCTATCTTTGTCCTTGGCTGTTTTTAGCTCTGGCCCAGTTCTTGGTTGTTTAACCTCATCTCAGTGGGTGTTCCCCAACTTGGCAGAGCCACCTCAGCCTCTAcacctgggagcagccctgctgccccgaGAGCTGCActattcctgctgctcccactctgTGTTTCTGCCCTTCCCAGGAACCCTGTACCAAAGAATGGTCATCTCCGAGCAGAGCCTGCCGAGCGCCCCGTTCCCTTACCAGGAGAAGTGAGTGCTGCCTCTCAGGAGGGTTTAGTGTTTTTATCTTGTGTTCTCTTAGGGAAACCTGTCCTTTTCCAACATTCAGAATTAGTCCTGGTTGGAACAGACAACCTGGGCTTAAACCACGTGGTCTTGGGGGACGCAGCTGGGTGACACCCAGTACCTCACCAAAAGTTTGCACTGGGAGGCCACACCCCTCCTGTGTCCCAAGTTATTTTGGGAGGCAGGGAGGTTCCCTTGGTGGGGAGACAGGTGAAAAAGGGGAATACCAACAGCAACAATGGAAAAAGTGAGACGcgagctgctcctgccagccctgatGTTGGTGATGTGAATCTGcatctcctcctttccccaccctGTTCCCCCACCCAGGATTTTCATCTTTgctgacccagagctgctgcctgaagCCATCTGCAATGTCCTGGTCACTGACACCGAGGCAGCCCAGGTgtcccagagcccccagggctgcatGAGCTGCGTGGTCACCCACgccctgcaggcagccctgggtgACACCTGCGACACCCATGGCCTCAGGGCCCGACTCCAGGtaatgcagcagctcctccgGTGCTTTTCCattgctcctgctctggctggacACCTTGGAGAAGCAAAAGGTGTTTTGGCAAGTGGAGAAAccccccagctcctcagcactgatctccagccccagcagcaccagagggGCTGGGGTTGAATCCAAACATCCTTCAAATGGAAATCAGTGGCTACAGCAGAGCCAGAGTTTGGAACCTTTAGTCTAAGTGTTGGTTTTGCCCAGCTAAGCTGAAGCAGAGCCTCTGTTATCTCCTCTGGGAGCCCCTGGGCACTGAAAGAACCTCTCAGGGGAAAGGTTTCAATCCATTTTCTCCAAGACctcctggaaggagctgtgggGCCACAGTAACACAAATGTCTGCTCCAAAACTTTGCTGGGGCTCTCGGCACTTTCCACTGCAGGGACGCCTTTGTGTGCCTGCTGTCCTCAACCCCCAGGAGTCATCCCAAGTGCCAGCACTGCTAAGGATGCCCCAAGGGACACGGTGCCCATCAGCTGCAAAGCTGCCAGAAGAGGAGCTTtaagcagccagcacagccagcatcTGTCCTGGGGACAAGAGGACATTTGTGTCCCCTAGGAAGCAATTTTTGCTTCCTGCAATTTTTGCAGGACTCATTTGCCCTTTCTGCCCCGGGATCATTCCCTGTTTCCAGGTGctcacagcccctctcccaACAGGCCTTGCCCCCAGGGGAGGTGGAGCACTGGTTCCAGCAGGTGGTGGCGGCCGTGGAGGGCGCGGGCAGCGAGGGCGGCTGGGACCGGGGCCAGCACACGGCGCGGCTGGAGAGGATCTACCACGGCCTCCTGGGCTCCTCGCCTGCAGGTGAGCCCCAGCCAGACATTCCcactgggacagggaccctCGTGTCCCCACTGTGTCCCTGCCACCCCCTTTagcagcagcatcaggctcCCTGCAGTGACCCCATGGCCAGCAGGGAGGACTGGCCCTGGAAGGTAGATTTGTCACTGAGGAAGGGGACAatggaaattcctgctgctgattTAGGAATTGTGGgactggatggtctttaaggtctcttcctgcccaaatatttttctgatgtgCTGGACGGTGGCACTGCCATCTCCTGCCATCCTTGCCGTGCTCTGTTCCAGCCTGGTGCCACTGGAGCTACACAAAGTATAACAAAATCCCAATTCTTCACAGATCTGGGGTAGCCAGAGGGAAATGGGGTCATGGTTCCTCTGCTGGCTATTTCCTGTGttccagccccctccccagaaGGCTGGAGGGTGTCCCAGTGCAGGATTTTGCGAGGAGCAGCCAGTGGTGCCTGGAGGGGCGTGGGACCAGCACCTTTTGGGGGTGGTGAGGGGTATGGGACCAACCATCAActtttgggggtggggggaggggtgggatCATCACCTTTTGGGGAGGTGAGGTGGGTAAGACTCACCTTTTGGGGGCAGTGATTGTTAAATTGTCCCACTACTGCCATAGAGCTCTCAGAGGTTAAAAAGAGCCAGTGCTGGTGGGACCAGAGTTCAGATCACCATGTACATTGGAAGCACAGTGATAGAGGAATTTATTCTGCAGTCCCTCTGCTGGCTGCAAAGCAAGGTCCTTCACTCTTgcccgtgcctcagtttcccccttTTCATTTCTCCCTCCCACCAATGGTGTAGACACTTCATGAGGGCTCAGTTTGTGAGAGCAGAGCCTCACAGCCTCACATCTCCCAGAAGCGCTGGAGTgggagagccccagggctgcctcGGCCAGCGCTCATCACTGGGGGCTCGTGATCCTGTGCAGGGAAATGCTCCCATGTGCTCCAAGCATCTTTGTTTCCCCAGGGAATGCTccccaggaagggctgcaggggacCCCTCTGCCCAACCCCAGCATCAGCTTCCACCTGTGGACAGAAgatgagcagctctgtgagtgCCCCcagctggagggagctgggtgGGGTCTGAGCCTGGGGGTCCTGTCCCACAGGGGTCGCTTAGCCCTGACCCTTGGGGGTTTTGGAACCATTGTCTCAAGGCCAGGCTCGTGGAGAtttgtgctggctgctccagccctccttccttcctgggggctgctggggccaggccaggggatttggggcatGAAGGGGTgaagctgctggggctgcagcaggatgtgCCCAGAGTGCCTGACTTtgttgtggctgcccctggacccctggcagtgtccaaggccaggctggatggagctcagctctgttggaaggtgtccctgcccatggcaggggatggcaACAAGATGAACTTccaggttccttccaacccagaccagtTTGGGATTCTAGGACTGAGCTCTCTCAGTGGGAAGTGGGCTGAAGGGCTGACTGCCCTTGGAGCCACTGGTGCAGGTCTCAGCTCTACGGTGTCCCTGGGAGGGGAGAAGCTGGGGAGGACAGGGCTGAGCCTGAAGCCGCTCTGTGCCcgcagggaaggagctggtgCTGTTCCTCCGCCCGCTGTCGCAGAGCTGCGAGCCCGACTGCCTCGGGCAGGACCTGGACACCCTCGAGATGCAGGACATGCTCGCGGACTGCGGCTGCTGCGGGCAGAGCCGCTTCTCCGTGCTGTCCACGGACAGCGGCATCGAGCGGGACCTGCCCGCGCAGGACGAGCCCTGCGGCCCCTGCCCCGCGGACCCCGAGCGCTCCCGGCTCCACAGGAAGGGCGGCATCAAGAAGAAGCTGTCCCCGCTGGAGAGCGTGGCCTTGTTGCAGGCTGGCAGCAATGTCCCCGGGGGGAAGCCCCCCGGGAagctgcccaggagggcaggaatGTCCCCGGAGCCCTCGCTCCAGAGGCTGCACACCGCCCgcgtggtgctgctgggggacGATCGCATCCTGGGCCGCCTGGCACAAGCCTTCCACTCCCTCAGGTacctggggctctgggggacAGTAGGGCAGGGTGGCTGCTTTGTCCTTGGGGCTGCTGGCGCAGCCGGGGTGGCTGGGGACGGGCTTGGTTCGGCGCTCCCTGGGCCGGGCTGGGTCCCGGCTGTTCCCCGAGCGCACCCCGCCGCCACCGGCGGCTCTCCTGGCCCAGGAGATGCACACAGCGAGTCCTCCCCTCTGTCCGTGGGCTCGGTTAAACCAACAACAAACGAAGCAAGGTGTTATTCCATACCAAAGGGGAAAACTCTACAGAGAAGCCATTTCCCAGCCGGCTGCTTCCCcaggggtggggtgggggtgggTAACAGTGTGGGCAGCCTGGcgagcagagctgggtgcacagggacaccaggcCCTGACAAAATCCTCTCTGACGCTCCCCATCACCTCCCCTCGCTCGATTTGGGAGCCCAGGGCATATCCTGGGAAGGGAGGCAGCGAGGGAGGCACgtggcagagcagccacagcgtcctggcactgcccagccttgCCCAGGAGCCACGTTCTGCCCCTTCCCTTCGGGacatctcatttttcatttcaggaaaCGGGAAGCCCGGCGAGTGTTCCTGACGCCCAGGCTGAACCTGCAGCTCtaccacatccctgtgctgccggggcagccccgccccgcggctGCTGCGGTCAGTGCCGGGCAGCGCCTGGGATGGCGtctgggggaagagcagggggATCCAGGAACTCCCGCCGTTCCTGCCCTGGATCCCGAACAAGGAGGGTGggagcctgagctgctgggctcagtttGGAGTCACAGCTCCTTCAGTTCTGCCTTCAGgcctcagctgcaggaggattcTGTGAGGTTTAGCCAagggctgctgcttttcccatctCCCAGGTGCTGAGGGGAAGCAGTTGCTGCTCATTGAGGGCTTTGCCTCCTTGGCCATGGCTCTGCTTTTAGGTCTGTGAGTCTCTACTTGTGGGTTATGTCAGGCACATCccttcccctcacacagcctTGAGACAGAGGTAAAGAAACAATTGCATTTAGGGTATTTTAAGCTGGTCCAGAGCTGTCTGTGATCCCTGACAAACAGGCTGTTAAAAAGATCAGTATTCCCTCTTTTGATTCCTCATGGAAGTGGAGCAGGGAAAGTGAAGGAATGGGGGAATCTCACAGGTCTCTCAACCTCCTCATGGCTCCTGACATGGGGAGCTCCCCTGTTCCTCTTTGGCTGCAGGAAGCTTCCCATGAGTGTGAGCCAAGTCCCACAGGAGCTGAATTtagggctggaaggggctctcCAGGACCTTCTCTTCATGTTTTGCTCCATACAagcccaggaaaagcagccaaTCCCCAGGCTGGAGGGACTGTGAGCTGTGTTTCCCCTGCAGGACCAGGCTGACCCCGAGGAGCTGTGTGAGGTGGCCGGGTACCTGGGCAGGGCTGATCCCTGGTACGAGAGCAACATCAACACCCTGTGTCACATGATCCCCAAGCTGGCCAACATGGTATGAGGAAAACCTCCCCATTTCCCAAAAACACCGCCAGCACCTGAGGAGGggtctgtgccctgcagggctctccaTCCCCAGGCTGAGATCTTCTCCTGCAAAccctccccagtgccctgcagggctctccaTCCCCAGACTGAGATTTTCTCCTGCAAAccctccccagggccctgcagggctctccaTCCCCAGACTGGGATCTTCTCCTGCAAACCCTCCCCggggccctgcagggctctccaTCCCCAGACTGGGATCTTCTCCTGCAAACCCTCCCCAGGGCCCGGCCAGGAGGTGCCCATGTCTGACACAGCCCCAGACCAAAAGAGCCATTTGCTGTGATGGGTTTTTTGACCAGGGGACAGGAAATGGCAGatttcaagaaagaaaacttttgctGAAATCCCCCCAGCTCTCATTTCCCGGCAGTTTGAGCCAGCATTGGCAGCCTACACAAACAGGGCTGAGAGGTGGGCTCAGCTCCCACTCCATGTGATTGGCGAGGCCAGAGGACAGCTCATCCCTCACTCTGTGCCCAGGAAGGTGTGAGACTTTGTGGCAGGGTTTCTGAGAAGTGGCAGAGGCTGACCCAACCTGTGATTTGCCCCCCAGCCATCATCACCAAGCAGGGCCCTGGTGACCGACCTGTTCCTCACCGATGTCATCGCCTACTACGCCCGCATGGGCACCCAGCCCGTCTGCTTCCAGGTGCACTCTGTCAAGGTGGGTGGCACAGCCCCCGGCCTTCAGGGGCCCTGCaagggctgccagagctgtgcagagccagcgGGGTCTGGGGGCTCCCAGCAGATCTAAGCCTGGATCCTCTTTCCCCTcagcccatccctccctgccagctcctaGAGCTGGAGTCcctggagctcagctcagctggagccGGTGATCCTGCCAGGGCCATTTCAGGATCTCAGCTCAGCAAAGGGAGCCTTGAAATTCCCCACAGGGTCACagatttcctgctctgctgggtttggggtgctcaggAGCCCTGGTACTCCTGCTTCAGATGCTGGGAGCAAACAGGGCTTTGCTGAACAGCTTTGCCAAAAGCTCCCTGTACCTGCAGGGGCTTTGCAGGGTTTCCTGCAGCACCATTTGATTGATTTCCTGCCAGCTTTGCTCTGAAATGGTATCAGAGCGAGGCCTGGTATTTGATAGGAGAGCAAAGAAGTGTTAAATTTGGCATACAGCATTAACCCTCtcctccctgagcccctccaAAGCTCAGGATGATGCACAGAGCTCCTTTTAATCTGCCCACAGCCACTGTGGCACCTgttgcagcacaggaggagcccCTGCCTGAGCAAACTGGCACAGGGCTTGCAAAGAGCTTTGGTAATTCCTTTGGTAATTCCATCCCCACGACTTCATCAATAGCCCACAGCCTGCCAGTCCTTGGAGCACCTGGGCCTCGGCTTGTGGCTGGGCATTTGGATTTCCTAGTGaaattttattcctctttctctcctccAGGTAAGACCTGGCAGTGAGAGGGTGGGTGATTCAGGCAGGGGATGAGGAGCTGGCTCCAGATGTGGTTTTCAGACAGAggctcctgagctgctctcctgtgctgcagggtgtgAGGCTGCCTTGGCCACAAACACTGTCCCTGTTCTCCCTTCTGGCTCAGGACAGCCCTGTTCCTCTCTGGTTGCAGGAAGCTGCCCACAGGTGTGAGCCAAGTCACACAGGAGCTGGCTGTGGGGCCAggagagcctggcagagctTCTCCAGGCCCTGCTCTTCACACCTTGCCCAACACAAAcccatgaaaagaaaataatccatAGGGCTGGAGCGACCTGGAGATTTAGGTTGGATCAGAGAGAAACTGTGTCCCCTGAAGCTCAGCAACATCTCAGCCTGGCCCGGGGGAATGCTCCCGGTGATGTGGGCgtgtggctggcagctggctcATCTCTGAGGGCACAGTGACATCCAGTGGCAGGGGACACTGCCTGTGGCTCGGCTGGGGCTCCTGGCAAGGCTGGCCacactcctggagctcaggaagcagagccagggcagttCCCCCATCCCAGAATGCCATGAAAAGATTCCAGCTCCACCTTGGCTGTTCTGGAGAAGCAAAAAGCCTCGTGTGACACCTCAGGGAGACAGAGGAGATGTTCCTGTCAGGGATGATCCTCTTAGGGAAGTTCTGTCAGGGGTGTTCCTCTCAAGGGTGTTCCTGTCAGGGATGTTCCACTCGGGGATGTTCTGTCAGGGATGTTCTGTCAGGGCGGTTCCTCTCAGAGATGTTCCTGTCAGGGATGATCCTCTCAGGGAAGTTCTGTCAGGGATGTTCTGTCAGAGATGTTCCTCTCAGGTATGTTCTGTCAGAGATGTTCCTCTCAGGGAGGTTCCTCTTTCAGGTGCTGTTCCAGGACCCAGCACAGGACCCAGCTGAGGATGTGTtcctgacagagctgctgacccaggtgcaggacaGCCCTTCCCACAGAGGTGTGTGTgtcccaccagccccagcctggacagggctcctgccatccccacatcccacccATGCCATccctcagcctgcagagctccagggcaTGGGCAATATTCCTTGTTCCAGACCAGACTTCCCTAAATGCCTCCATGTCCCCCTGGGTCCAGGAAACCAGGCTGTATGGaagccctgctggctcctgggctcagccagggTTGGTGGTCTGCCTTTGGTTGGCTCCAGGGCACTTGGGAGTTGGACCAGAGTCCTGATTTAGTTGAGAAGACAAGCTGAGCTTCACAGCCAGATGTTTTTCCTGTAAGAAATCCAGTTCCTcgagctgccagggatggaaCAAGAGCACTTGAAGGCTGGACTGTTCCAGAAGCCCCATCCAGCTCCTCCATCAGTGCACTCTGGTGTCCAATCCAATGGATATTTGTCCCTGAagctgggcacagagcctgcagtgaGCCCATCCCACTGACAGAGGAGACAAAGTGTGACAGAAGGCCACttctgtgtgacactggggtggcTCAGCCCATGGCAGGATCCCTCTCTGCTGACCACAGGTGGGTTGAGGGAAATTCAATCCCACCTGGTTCCTTCctcacagagctgagcacaACCAAGAAGAAAAGCGCCCTGGATGGCCCTGGCATCGACCTCACAGTGACCTACAGGAAGGTGAGGGGGGCTCCCTGCACCCTGAAtgtctctgctcccagggatgcccagcagGGCACACATCTCCTGAAAGGAGTTTGACCCTCCCTCTTTGTCTGGAATTGCTCTCCAGGCAAGGACAGAGAGGCTGTGGTGACCCTGTTAGCTCACCCTGTATTTGTGAcaagctgtccccagccccccacgcccagcccctgccaggacACTGCCAGGACACTGCCCCTTGCCCACAGGTTGTGCTGAGTGACCGACAGAAGGAGCTGGCCCTGTCCCTGCGCTCCTCAGGCCTGCTGATGAAAGCCATCCCTGCCGAGGAGGCTGAAGGTGGGATCTTCCTGCTTTGCTTGCTCCATGGAGTAAATCTGGCTGCAGCCCTTGGTGCCAGCTGTGTCTGGGCTGCGGGGTGGGATCAGTGACAGGAATATTGCAGTCCACATGATCTGGTTGGGGCTTTCTCAGGAATGACATGCCTGAGGCTCAGACAGGATTTAAGcatcttccctctgctccagccttcCTCTTTCAAAACACAGCCTCTGAGTTTCCACCCCGAGCATGATCCCAGACAATTCCTTTGCCCGTGGAGCCTGCTGGACTCCTGTGCCCATAGTCAGTGCACCCAAatgtggggctgagctgagcttgTGCCATGGCCCAGACCAACCCTCTGCTTGTGTCACAGACCTGGGCTGCCTGAGCGTGACCATCACTGAAATCATCAGGATCAACAACCTGGCAGGACGCTCGTTCTCAGTGAGTACTGTGGGATCCTCAGGGGCCAGAATCCCTTCCAGCAGCGGGGAAAGGGGAGccctggaggaggagaaagcGCTGGGGCCACCCTGCTCAGAGGGTGATTAGTAAttattttccatggaaaagtcCAGATGTGTGGGCCAAAGCCCCAGATTCCCTCCCTGCTGGTCAGTGCTCTCCCTGTTGGTCATTGCCCTCCCTGCTGGTCATTGCCCTCCCTGCTGGTCATTGCCCTCCCTGCTGGTCAATGCCCTCTCTGCTGGTCTGTGCCACACTGAATCCTTTCTCAGGAACCCCTGAatgcctcagctgctgctggggttaCCCTGTGACCACAGGGACAAAGTGGAGAAATAAATCTTGGCCCCACTTGGGTCCAGGGCAGGGTCTATATTCTGCCATCAACTCCATGAGTTCCACACcttcagctgcagtgctgtgttaaTCCCACCAGAGAtcacaaaaaataattcaacaAAGCATTAACGAGGAGCAGGTACTTCACCAAATCTTTATCAGCACACAGAGGTGAATTTGTTAGAGTTCAGGGAACTGAAATTTCGACTTCTGtcctttttgttttacttgAGAGTTTCAGTAGCTGCCAGAGGAATTCCCATGGTAATGTGCCACTGCAGTTTGGGTGGCATTAAACATTAGTGTGCCTAGGTCGTTTGGGCCTCTGGCTCCCAGCTGGTGGTTTTAGCCGGCACATTCTGCTCATTTTCACCTGGATTTTGGGAATactgaggtgctgcagccccactgcccaCAGAGACATTCCATGGCCACGAAGAACAGACCACAGCCCACAGCAGACATCCCAAACtcacagcaggggctgtgcagggactgCCAGTTTGGAAAATCTGTCCTTTCAAAACATGGCCAGGTTCTGAATTCTGAGGAAGGATTCATTTTGTGTCACATCAGAGgttaagaaagaaaaccagagaaatgtcattttctgtCCTTGTCACACCCAGCACGCAGcccggggaggggagggacaCCCTCAGCAggctccccctcctctccctcttcagGCTGTGGCACACAGGTTCAAAACACGGAATATCAAGAtcaggagcccagagcagagacCCTTCACGGTGCGGCTGGACAAGGACAGCAGGAGAACCTACAGGGACGTGATCGGGTGAGAACCCCAGGATGGGGGGCTCTGCACACctgccctgccttcctcctgccttccagGGAACCCTGATCCTCATCCATGACAAAAAACCCGTGTTCCTTCTCCAGGGAAAGCACACTGGGGCTCCCCTACATTTGTGATGGTGTGAGCAATAAAATGGTTCTTTGCACAAAAAGTGCTGTCCTTGAACCAGTAGAAAAACGGGCACCTCCAGGGACAAACAGAGCTTAGATCTCCTGGTTTATGAATTATATCATGATGCTGATGCTCTCTGCACTGACTGCATCCCTCACCTGGGGGTCTTCAGCAGGTGCAGGTGGGGGAGAGGACCCAGCCCTGTGGAAATGGCCAGGAATAATGTGCCAGCTGCAGTGATATGGGATGTGCTGATGGTTCAAGGTCCAACAAACTATGAATTCCTGAGTCACTGAACCAGGATCAGCACCTTGGGTTTGTGTCAAACACTGACATACAGCAGGTCATCTCTGCAGTCAAACCCAGGTGGAAAAAGCAtaaaagcagctgtgccccacagtgGGAGAGCCCTCCCCCAGCAGGcagtgcagagagctggggtttGCTCGGAGATCAGCTCTGAACATGCATTAAATGTGTTCTGTGCTCTTCCAGCCTGGAGGTGTCTCCCTGCCTCGAGCCCAGCTACTGCCTGCAGAAGACCAGGACTATGAAATTCAGCCCTCACGAAACAGAAGATGTGGGGCTTGTCAAGTACCTGCCCaagtctctgctgctgcccatcaACACTTTTGCTGGAGTCATGCAgtgaaggaaacaggaaaaggaggTGTGAGTTCTGACATGGGGTCAGCACAGAGGgaatgggaaaacaaaacacactaAAAGCCACCCATGGTGACTTAAATGGCAGTGGTGTgaagagctgccccagcagaggTGGAAGGCTCAGAGggcacacagctgtgccctgccagtGACAGTGTGACCATGGGTGACAGCCCTTGCCAAGGGCACAGCCATGCCCTGCCAGTGACAGTGTGACCATGGGTGAcagcccctgccaagggctCAGCCATGCCCTGCCAGTGACAGTGTTACCATGGGTGACAGCCTCTGCCAAGGGCACAGCCATGCCCTGTGACAGTGTGACCATGAGTGACAGACCCTGCCAAGGGCACAGCCATGCCCTGCCAGTGACAGTGTGACCATGGGTGAcagcccctgccaagggcaCAGCCATGCCCTGTCTGTGACAGTGTGACCATGGGTGAcagcccctgccaagggcaCAGCCATGCTGCAGGACTGAGCTTTCACTTTCAGCACAAGTCAGGGGAAAGCTCTGAGCTCCTCTGTTCAGGACGAGTGAGGAAGATCCATGGCAGGTGGTGCTGGCTGTCCTGTGGAGCCAGGGGAGCTGACAGCAGCAATATTTATCTTGGAGATgtctcacagcccagcagagatcGTGTTTTCACCTCACTGCCCAAACATTTTTGTTGCTCACCTGTGCCAGACTTGGGCAGCAAACATTCTGTCCCTgaagggaggcaggagggtGACAGGCTCATCAGGAAACCCCTGCACAAGCAGCTGTTGTTGGGTTAATGGGGGGTTTAAGGGGTGACCTGCACCCCTCTGCCTCTTCGGGGCTTCACTGTGGAGTTTGTTCACACCAAGAAAATgctcaaaaatcccaaaggcttagagctgggctggagtgTGGGCTGTGAGTCCAAGTTTGTTCTGTACAGCTGTAAATGATGTAGATGGATGATAAAT
It encodes:
- the PIK3R6 gene encoding phosphoinositide 3-kinase regulatory subunit 6 isoform X2, whose translation is MDNSEVESDILRRVRALLRELDGHHPSCHSDRGMLRWTLHKKIDQNPSTSCVLVRILVKELERAERGDLWHYIIPLLHTLMYTLIQAPCIPDELCARVYDFCKRLLTLPKPFCTIGLDYASRLQVERTAPGTLYQRMVISEQSLPSAPFPYQEKIFIFADPELLPEAICNVLVTDTEAAQVSQSPQGCMSCVVTHALQAALGDTCDTHGLRARLQALPPGEVEHWFQQVVAAVEGAGSEGGWDRGQHTARLERIYHGLLGSSPAGNAPQEGLQGTPLPNPSISFHLWTEDEQLWKELVLFLRPLSQSCEPDCLGQDLDTLEMQDMLADCGCCGQSRFSVLSTDSGIERDLPAQDEPCGPCPADPERSRLHRKGGIKKKLSPLESVALLQAGSNVPGGKPPGKLPRRAGMSPEPSLQRLHTARVVLLGDDRILGRLAQAFHSLRKREARRVFLTPRLNLQLYHIPVLPDQADPEELCEVAGYLGRADPWYESNINTLCHMIPKLANMPSSPSRALVTDLFLTDVIAYYARMGTQPVCFQVHSVKVLFQDPAQDPAEDVFLTELLTQVQDSPSHRELSTTKKKSALDGPGIDLTVTYRKVVLSDRQKELALSLRSSGLLMKAIPAEEAEDLGCLSVTITEIIRINNLAGRSFSAVAHRFKTRNIKIRSPEQRPFTVRLDKDSRRTYRDVIGLEVSPCLEPSYCLQKTRTMKFSPHETEDVGLVKYLPKSLLLPINTFAGVMQ
- the PIK3R6 gene encoding phosphoinositide 3-kinase regulatory subunit 6 isoform X1, producing MDNSEVESDILRRVRALLRELDGHHPSCHSDRGMLRWTLHKKIDQNPSTSCVLVRILVKELERAERGDLWHYIIPLLHTLMYTLIQAPCIPDELCARVYDFCKRLLTLPKPFCTIGLDYASRLQVERTAPGTLYQRMVISEQSLPSAPFPYQEKIFIFADPELLPEAICNVLVTDTEAAQVSQSPQGCMSCVVTHALQAALGDTCDTHGLRARLQALPPGEVEHWFQQVVAAVEGAGSEGGWDRGQHTARLERIYHGLLGSSPAGNAPQEGLQGTPLPNPSISFHLWTEDEQLWKELVLFLRPLSQSCEPDCLGQDLDTLEMQDMLADCGCCGQSRFSVLSTDSGIERDLPAQDEPCGPCPADPERSRLHRKGGIKKKLSPLESVALLQAGSNVPGGKPPGKLPRRAGMSPEPSLQRLHTARVVLLGDDRILGRLAQAFHSLRKREARRVFLTPRLNLQLYHIPVLPGQPRPAAAADQADPEELCEVAGYLGRADPWYESNINTLCHMIPKLANMPSSPSRALVTDLFLTDVIAYYARMGTQPVCFQVHSVKVLFQDPAQDPAEDVFLTELLTQVQDSPSHRELSTTKKKSALDGPGIDLTVTYRKVVLSDRQKELALSLRSSGLLMKAIPAEEAEDLGCLSVTITEIIRINNLAGRSFSAVAHRFKTRNIKIRSPEQRPFTVRLDKDSRRTYRDVIGLEVSPCLEPSYCLQKTRTMKFSPHETEDVGLVKYLPKSLLLPINTFAGVMQ